One window of Triticum dicoccoides isolate Atlit2015 ecotype Zavitan chromosome 5A, WEW_v2.0, whole genome shotgun sequence genomic DNA carries:
- the LOC119297359 gene encoding disease resistance protein PIK6-NP-like, translated as MRYGVIVPSAADQDDAIFNANFLDPLVAGEEEDVHRHALSATDVEPPDDVNILVKESIDQMIEWLKEAPVAVGDREPQPRIIPILWNSHNPKEEEDLAVRLAQEVYQHPSLVASFDCKAWIRVGRSCDLHHILQEILVKVEPLPIPDVEENTLRTDTDQSSETTVGDEAMELAKKPLDYLKGKRILIVLDNVPERLPWDNIRSALSHSSYDCSPGSAIVITTWSDDVANSSSPYKILKPQSCFFVFYDKARELTGGSDNNTMENVGRILGACYPEVFAMEIFLHLLHVNPNRSRTQLGNFVKKLPDCGSYKRAAKQMVRFSYNDLPTKYRSCLLYLAISPENNRIRRTTVSRRWIAEGLIATRENRPEDEADRCFDALVSWGLINPGEISDAGKIKSYTMHHVVREVIARIAKDLNFANSDLSPDLARHLPVHHGIGLQASHYSYPVASGGNGIVALLPYLSKSSQWQLLRMLDLEGCKGLKKHHWKSICKILLLKYLSLRNTDVSQLPKKIENLQCLETLDIRQTVVRAFSTKSVILPMLKHLLAGQTDSPSNNTDGFKESFTTVRLPSGIRRMVKLEVLSHVEVSDNVDGLVDIGQLLQLRNLGLVLHGNNGCLGLVLQQVEKVCACLRSLSIRVNKLDRSEGSHDGEEVFELTSPPKLLESLNISGITSGLPVWIAELDQLSKITLSETYLGEAAVRTLGRLRILRCLKLKCKSFAQSDLSFKEEEFQSLKSLVVEGSDITSITFDAGAGPQLEMIVWSFAKMDSISGIHHLPGLKKLELNGDCNLDQVSEAMEKHPNRPCFKHNGQHQHQEAGAMAAASSA; from the coding sequence ATGAGGTATGGAGTCATCGTGCCATCTGCTGCTGACCAAGACGATGCAATATTCAATGCAAACTTCTTGGATCCATTGGTGGCAGGCGAAGAGGAAGATGTTCATAGACACGCTCTATCTGCAACAGACGTTGAACCGCCAGATGATGTGAATATTCTTGTAAAAGAAAGCATCGATCAGATGATCGAGTGGTTGAAGGAAGCACCTGTTGCTGTTGGAGATCGTGAACCACAGCCGAGGATCATCCCTATCCTATGGAATTCACACAATCCAAAGGAAGAAGAAGACTTAGCAGTCCGTCTTGCACAAGAAGTGTACCAACATCCCTCCTTGGTGGCCTCATTTGATTGCAAGGCCTGGATACGCGTCGGAAGGAGCTGTGATCTACACCATATATTGCAGGAAATACTTGTAAAAGTAGAACCCCTTCCAATTCCAGATGTAGAAGAAAACACGCTGAGGACCGATACAGATCAAAGTTCGGAAACAACAGTGGGTGATGAGGCCATGGAACTCGCCAAGAAACCTCTGGACTATCTGAAAGGTAAACGTATCTTGATTGTTCTTGACAATGTGCCAGAGAGACTACCATGGGATAACATACGATCTGCTTTATCTCATAGTAGCTATGATTGCTCTCCCGGTAGCGCTATAGTCATCACGACATGGTCAGATGATGTAGCAAATTCATCGTCTCCGTACAAGATATTGAAACCACaaagttgtttttttgttttctacgaTAAAGCAAGGGAGCTTACTGGTGGATCTGATAACAACACTATGGAGAATGTAGGGCGTATCTTAGGAGCATGTTACCCTGAGGTCTTCGCAATGGAAATCTTCCTACATCTTCTGCATGTCAATCCGAACAGGAGTAGGACACAGCTAGGCAACTTTGTGAAAAAATTACCAGATTGTGGGTCATACAAGAGAGCTGCAAAGCAAATGGTAAGATTCTCGTACAATGACTTGCCaaccaagtacaggagctgcttgtTGTACCTAGCTATCTCTCCAGAGAATAACCGCATTAGGAGAACAACTGTATCTAGAAGATGGATAGCTGAAGGCCTCATAGCTACAAGAGAGAATCGCCCGGAAGATGAAGCTGATCGCTGTTTTGATGCCCTCGTCTCCTGGGGACTTATTAATCCTGGTGAAATCAGTGATGCAGGCAAGATCAAGAGCTACACAATGCATCATGTGGTTCGTGAAGTCATAGCCAGGATTGCTAAAGATCTAAACTTTGCCAATTCAGACCTGTCGCCTGATTTGGCTCGCCACCTTCCTGTTCACCATGGAATAGGACTGCAAGCTTCTCATTACAGTTATCCTGTGGCATCTGGTGGCAATGGCATCGTAGCACTTCTTCCATatctgtccaagtcatcccagtgGCAGCTATTGAGAATGTTGGACCTAGAAGGCTGCAAAGGCTTGAAGAAGCATCATTGGAAGAGCATCTGTAAGATATTGTTGCTCAAGTACTTGAGCCTCAGGAACACGGATGTCAGTCAACTGCCGAAGAAAATCGAGAACTTGCAGTGCTTGGAGACTCTGGATATCCGGCAAACAGTGGTGAGGGCATTCTCCACAAAGTCAGTCATCCTTCCAATGCTGAAGCATCTGCTTGCTGGCCAGACAGATTCTCCAAGCAACAACACTGATGGGTTTAAGGAGTCGTTTACAACAGTGCGCCTTCCTAGTGGCATCCGAAGAATGGTAAAATTGGAGGTGTTGTCCCATGTTGAAGTTTCCGACAATGTTGATGGTTTAGTTGACATTGGCCAGCTGCTACAGCTGAGGAATCTGGGTCTAGTTCTCCATGGTAACAATGGTTGCTTGGGTCTTGTACTTCAACAGGTGGAGAAGGTGTGTGCCTGCCTCCGCTCTTTGTCAATCCGAGTGAACAAACTGGACAGAAGTGAGGGTAGTCATGATGGGGAGGAGGTGTTTGAACTAACCTCACCTCCAAAACTTCTTGAGAGCCTAAACATCAGTGGCATCACAAGTGGGCTTCCTGTCTGGATTGCAGAGCTCGATCAACTTTCCAAGATAACATTAAGTGAGACTTATCTGGGCGAAGCTGCAGTACGCACACTTGGAAGGCTTAGAATCCTGCGCTGCCTCAAGCTGAAGTGCAAGTCATTCGCCCAAAGCGATCTCAGCTTCAAGGAAGAAGAATTCCAGAGTCTCAAGTCTCTGGTCGTTGAGGGAAGTGACATCACCAGCATTACCTTTGATGCGGGAGCGGGTCCTCAGCTCGAAATGATTGTCTGGTCTTTTGCCAAAATGGATTCAATTTCTGGAATCCACCACCTTCCCGGGTTGAAGAAGCTGGAGCTGAACGGTGACTGCAACCTGGACCAGGTGAGTGAAGCAATGGAAAAGCATCCCAACCGTCCTTGTTTCAAGCATAATGGACAGCATCAACACCAAGAAGCTGGAGCAATGGCTGCTGCCTCGTCTGCATGA